Within the Pseudomonadota bacterium genome, the region CATGGCGCTGAGCCTGGCGGGACTGGCGCTGCTCGGCGCTCTGGCACAGCAGGACTGGTTCTATGCCGGCCTCGGCGTGAGCCGGCCCTCGGCCTGGATGGCACTGCTGCTGTTCATGCTGGTGCTGCCGGTGTTCAGCTTCATCCTGCAGCCGCTGCTCTCGCGCCTGTCGCGCAAGCACGAATTCGAGGCCGACGCCTATGCCGTGGCACAGTCCAGCGGCAGGGACCTGGTCCATGCGCTGGTGAAGATGTACCGCGAGAACGCCAGCACCCTCACCCCCGACCCGCTGTATTCCGCGTGGCACGATTCGCACCCGCCCGCCCCGGTGCGGATAGCGCGGATATACGCTAATATCAAGGCATAACGCACCCTAAGGAGTCACCCATGAATTACCGGTCATCCCTGGTCCTGGCGGCCGTGCTTGCCGGCGCCACCCCTCTGGCGTCGGCCGCGGATATCAACCGTGGCCAGGAGCTGCAGCAGGAAAACTGCATGAACTGTCACGACGACGGCGTCTACACGCGTGACAACCGCAAGATCGGTTCGCTGTCCGCACTGGAAACCCAGGTGCGGCGCTGCGAGCTGACGCTCGGGCTGCAGTGGTTCGACGAGGATGTCGCGGACGTGGTCGCCTATCTCAACGACGCCTTCTACAAGTTCAAGTAGGCCATGCCCGGCCCGGCCTTGCACGAGCGACACTGCCGGCCCTGCGCGCGGGGCACGCAGCCGCTGGACCGGGCGCAGGCCGGGGCGCTGCTCGCCGC harbors:
- a CDS encoding cytochrome c: MNYRSSLVLAAVLAGATPLASAADINRGQELQQENCMNCHDDGVYTRDNRKIGSLSALETQVRRCELTLGLQWFDEDVADVVAYLNDAFYKFK